In candidate division KSB1 bacterium, one DNA window encodes the following:
- a CDS encoding Ig-like domain-containing protein has translation MMLKTHVVRWGMVAVLLAVVAGFGAAQTMVDNFNRTQLGSNWTADPVYQIVNNELANTSTVYQWPGYLAVFNAMTGPTTVSFKWGTTADTIGTREGALAVMLDANSVNANGYMIWHHSTNKRIYLYTIANGAPGVKVDDKAPYLPAPKAGQVMRVVITSDAAGYRFDLYINDQLDGTLTDPLKRAGSLNGYAGVILKGNLNNNIDDFTVSKAGGGAETRDDFNRADGPPGANWSADPVYQIASNELANTNTNYVWGDLAIFTAHPGPNMVQYTWGVGANAAGIREGAFAVMLDNDNPDSANGYMVWHAGTRLYLWTIEGGVPKTPIVNIAAALAAPTAGQTVKVLITENANGYHFDYYVDDQFDGRVSDPLKRVGSINGYAGVMLRGGVDLNNNIDDFVAATVVDNTPPAAVTNLAVSATTASSVTLTWTASGDDGTVGTAASYDLRRSTSPITAANFDAATPVTGLGTPKASGSAETFTVTGLNSATTYYFALKVIDDAGNKSDISNVVTATTQSPVRYATYWDTFERTQLGDDWAADPEYVIENGELKNSVTTGTAAWGYAAVFTKFPKPRAAMIVWSETATTAGIGQGALCAIMDQPNPNANGYMIFHIDTRLFLYTLNAGNPGVQVQLLTNVATQPAARDTFKVVFSTDATGHHFDVYKNSTFVGRLNDASRLINPATWYVGAYLKGGAGYGGANNIEAFGVELQATEPTRVEYWSGDAQTGRIGEALPQPLKVLVTDANNVPVPGVYVDFAVTSGVASLSTDITSFDGNIWLEAESGMVETPMVRIADADAAGSMCVGVPTLNTTNDTGKVEIHFFVPQTGNYYLWVRYKAPDNLSNSFYVKKDKGAYALVNLTVSTTWAWSKYATAFNFTKGGHSITLKNAEDGTLIDKVLLTTSTTYTPSGQGSLATTYSDKLTDGDGLASAICTLGLQVGTVTVEARAYYRGDQLTGSPVVFTESAVGGEASRLVYVSGDSVFGQAGQRLPQPFVVKVTDAFGNGVPNVAVTFSILEGGGTLSNAQPVMTDNSGQASTYLTLGFGSYLQRVQASAPGLEGSPIIFRAYATGLNLAMSKVSGDGQSGTVGTVLPQPLVVRVAHVTSGDPVAGFPVTFVVTAGGGELDGSATTKVVTTNAEGRASVTWTLGDAAGTNTCEARATGVGGSPLVFTATGQPGPPTTFTKISPLETVSGPVGMPLDEPFRVRVTDAKGNGIPGHQVRFVRTMGSGTMDGMTERNVATDAQGYAQVIYVMGSALGETNRVEASAQYQGAHLAGSPVVFTAISTEGVAHQLAKVSGDGQSGTVGTVLPAPFVVRVTDILGNPIANHPVRFAVIGGGGNIGGQTSVEVPTNAEGLASVTLTLGQVAGREVHVVEVTSQRNQVPLQGSPKYFKASATPGTPSQLVYVSGNYQSAAVGTTLNDPLKVKVADAYGNGIRGHLVTFKVISGGGSFAGIPEQNAYTDSFGVAMAFLTLGTQPGQNNNVVEVSAKQSGVHLDGSPFTFYATASPGIAAALQYVSGRNQSAEVGTVLPQPLVVKVVDSFGNAVVGHNVTFSVIEGGGTLAGQTQRNVLTLSDGTARVVYTLGTVAGTLNNLVRASVPGLSGSPVDFYATALPGPPAALMEVSGNGQTGAVGTPLPQPFKTKVVDNYQNPINGHIVTFRVLSGGGNLAGASRRDVFTDTQGIAQVTLTLGATPGVNNNVVEATSVARDSTPLPGSGVRFIASATVGAPNKLVIVSGNNQEGIVGNPLPQMLTVKATDSQNNPIVGHSVTFRVMAGGGTLDGPTDTLRVVQTDVEGKAAVFLILGPVAGQNNNVVHAIATYGGSQLSGSPAVFVASARSSNATAIEKVSGDGQSAAAGSTLAQPIRVRARDRNQNPVAGHPVTFRVVTGGGVLNEVGNIVVVNTGSDGIAEVTWKLGTVAGTNNNTLEATATDGVNPLAGSPLLFTASAFAGPPSAQASTITATSPIPADGVSKSPITVRLRDQYNNPVPNAAVIINATGTNNIITQPMSLTDPNGETQGYLASTKAEVKVVSARAVTHGVDLLATAQVRFTALAAARIAEFGGNGQIGNIGTVLANPLQVRVTDRNDNGIVGYAVQFAVTAGGGSIVEPQPVYTDSNGVAQAHWILGRTAGYNRVEARAPGLSGSPVSFTAFGLEPTPAAIAIHSGNEQTGIAGRLLPQPLVVKVTDAAGVGVFGRAVRFDVILGDGALVTPAVDTTDAYGLAETYLTLSRSSGLNLVRATCQGLTATVTFTAYAGSDVATKLEIYSGDKQEYVVGRTLPLPLVARALDKNNNPVSGVPVTFTGIQGNGTLPSDNTRLTDNEGKASIPFTLGTAAGTYLVRAAALGLTPVVFTETGLPDVPANLIYVSGNGQTGSVGRETVFPLQVRVTDQYGNPVPNSSVTYVVIQGGGSIVEPQPVYTNGSGIASARWRLGPTVGENKCLAYKQGCLGSPIEFTAVAVENAFPQLVLPSGITVQETQRVRFTVVATDADGDPLTYHARKLPAGATFDSLGTRVFDWTPNYAQAGVYYPVFIARDNKGGIGIDSVRIEVLNFNRPPHIVGYSPVFDQITIVQPDSVTFVVEAADLDGDSLRYEWTVAGIITSTASTFVLRSTLFSIGNYDVKVKVSDGYDTIERTWHVRITSTAVELESFAARAVPYEGVVIEWKTGFEANNVGFHILRSCARQSGYVPVNSELILSRDDRTYTFVDKTANEGGAYYYKLVDVDRNGTRTEHGPIAVLAPVPAKYALSQNYPNPFNPVTTIRYELPAAGRVTVKIYNIYGQLVRTLVDEQVAAGYHTLLWDGRDEDGQAVSSGVYYYRMVSGTFVETRKMALLR, from the coding sequence ATGATGCTCAAGACACATGTGGTGCGGTGGGGGATGGTAGCGGTCCTCTTGGCGGTGGTGGCCGGCTTTGGTGCGGCGCAGACCATGGTTGACAATTTCAACCGGACGCAGCTTGGGTCGAATTGGACCGCCGATCCGGTCTACCAGATTGTCAACAATGAGTTGGCCAATACCAGCACAGTCTATCAATGGCCCGGGTATCTGGCGGTGTTCAACGCCATGACCGGGCCCACCACGGTCTCTTTCAAGTGGGGCACTACTGCCGACACCATTGGTACGCGGGAGGGAGCCCTTGCGGTCATGCTGGACGCCAACAGCGTGAATGCCAACGGGTACATGATCTGGCATCACAGCACCAACAAGAGGATTTACCTGTACACGATTGCCAATGGGGCCCCCGGGGTGAAAGTGGACGACAAGGCCCCCTATCTGCCTGCTCCCAAGGCCGGCCAGGTCATGAGGGTGGTGATCACCTCCGATGCCGCTGGCTATCGGTTCGACCTGTACATCAACGACCAGCTTGACGGCACGCTCACTGACCCGTTGAAGCGTGCTGGCAGCCTCAATGGGTATGCGGGCGTCATACTGAAGGGTAACCTCAATAACAACATCGACGATTTCACCGTGTCCAAGGCCGGCGGCGGTGCTGAGACGCGCGACGACTTTAACCGCGCCGACGGTCCCCCGGGCGCGAACTGGAGTGCCGACCCCGTCTACCAGATTGCCAGCAACGAGCTGGCCAACACCAACACCAACTACGTGTGGGGCGACCTTGCTATCTTCACCGCGCATCCGGGGCCGAATATGGTGCAATACACCTGGGGCGTGGGCGCGAACGCAGCCGGCATTCGCGAAGGCGCCTTTGCGGTGATGCTGGATAACGATAACCCTGATTCGGCGAACGGCTACATGGTGTGGCACGCGGGCACCCGCCTCTATCTCTGGACGATTGAAGGAGGTGTGCCCAAGACACCCATCGTGAACATTGCCGCGGCACTGGCAGCTCCCACGGCGGGTCAGACCGTTAAGGTGCTGATCACCGAGAATGCCAACGGCTACCATTTTGACTACTACGTGGACGACCAGTTCGACGGCCGTGTGTCTGATCCGTTGAAACGCGTGGGGAGCATCAACGGCTACGCGGGTGTCATGCTCAGAGGCGGAGTTGACCTCAACAACAACATCGACGACTTTGTTGCCGCCACCGTGGTGGACAACACGCCACCAGCAGCGGTGACCAATCTCGCGGTCAGCGCTACCACTGCCAGCTCTGTGACCCTGACCTGGACGGCCTCCGGCGATGACGGCACGGTAGGCACGGCCGCCTCCTACGACCTGCGCAGGTCCACTTCGCCCATTACCGCCGCCAACTTTGACGCGGCCACCCCGGTCACCGGCCTGGGTACGCCTAAGGCCTCCGGCAGTGCGGAGACGTTCACCGTCACCGGTTTAAACTCGGCGACTACGTACTACTTTGCTCTTAAGGTGATCGACGATGCCGGCAACAAGAGCGACATCTCCAACGTGGTAACGGCCACCACGCAGAGCCCGGTGCGCTACGCCACCTACTGGGACACTTTCGAGCGCACGCAACTGGGTGACGATTGGGCGGCAGATCCGGAGTATGTGATTGAGAACGGGGAGCTGAAGAACAGCGTGACCACGGGCACCGCTGCCTGGGGCTATGCGGCGGTGTTCACAAAGTTCCCCAAGCCGCGTGCGGCGATGATCGTATGGAGCGAAACGGCGACCACTGCCGGTATTGGCCAGGGTGCCCTCTGTGCGATTATGGACCAGCCGAATCCCAATGCCAATGGCTACATGATCTTCCACATTGACACCAGGCTCTTTCTCTACACGCTCAACGCGGGCAACCCCGGCGTGCAGGTGCAGTTGCTGACAAATGTGGCCACGCAACCGGCGGCAAGGGACACCTTCAAGGTGGTGTTCAGCACGGATGCCACCGGACACCACTTTGACGTCTACAAGAATAGCACCTTTGTGGGGCGCCTCAATGATGCTTCGCGCCTGATCAATCCGGCCACCTGGTATGTGGGTGCCTACCTCAAGGGCGGCGCCGGGTACGGCGGTGCCAACAACATCGAGGCCTTCGGTGTGGAATTGCAGGCCACCGAACCCACCAGGGTGGAGTACTGGTCGGGCGATGCGCAGACTGGGCGCATCGGCGAGGCTTTGCCGCAGCCCCTCAAGGTGCTCGTCACCGATGCCAACAACGTGCCGGTGCCGGGTGTGTACGTCGACTTTGCCGTCACCAGTGGGGTGGCAAGCTTGAGCACCGATATCACTTCCTTCGACGGCAACATCTGGCTAGAAGCGGAGAGCGGCATGGTGGAAACGCCCATGGTGCGCATCGCCGATGCAGACGCTGCGGGCAGCATGTGCGTGGGCGTGCCGACGCTCAACACTACCAATGACACGGGCAAGGTGGAGATTCACTTTTTCGTGCCGCAAACCGGCAACTACTACCTCTGGGTGCGCTACAAGGCCCCGGACAACCTGTCCAACTCCTTCTACGTGAAGAAGGACAAGGGGGCGTACGCCCTGGTGAACCTCACCGTGTCCACCACCTGGGCTTGGTCCAAGTACGCAACGGCGTTCAACTTTACCAAGGGTGGACACAGCATCACCCTGAAGAATGCCGAGGACGGGACGCTCATCGATAAAGTTCTCTTGACCACCTCGACGACTTACACGCCCTCTGGTCAGGGGAGCTTGGCGACCACGTACTCAGACAAACTCACTGACGGCGACGGCCTGGCTTCGGCCATCTGCACGCTGGGGCTGCAGGTGGGCACGGTCACGGTGGAGGCGCGCGCCTACTATCGTGGGGACCAGCTCACAGGGAGCCCTGTAGTCTTTACCGAGTCGGCGGTAGGCGGCGAGGCGAGCCGCTTGGTGTATGTCTCAGGTGATAGCGTCTTCGGCCAGGCGGGGCAACGATTGCCGCAGCCGTTCGTGGTCAAGGTAACTGATGCCTTTGGCAACGGCGTGCCGAACGTCGCGGTCACCTTCTCCATCCTGGAAGGCGGCGGTACGCTGTCGAACGCGCAGCCTGTAATGACTGACAACAGCGGCCAGGCATCCACCTACCTGACCTTGGGCTTTGGCTCCTACCTGCAGCGGGTGCAGGCCAGTGCGCCCGGACTGGAGGGGTCGCCCATCATCTTCCGCGCCTATGCCACGGGCCTGAACCTGGCAATGTCCAAGGTGAGTGGCGACGGACAGTCCGGAACGGTGGGCACCGTGTTACCCCAGCCCTTGGTGGTCAGGGTGGCGCACGTGACCTCAGGCGATCCGGTGGCAGGCTTCCCGGTGACCTTTGTAGTAACGGCAGGGGGCGGGGAGCTTGATGGGAGCGCGACCACGAAGGTGGTGACGACCAATGCGGAGGGCCGGGCCTCGGTGACATGGACGCTGGGTGATGCCGCCGGTACCAATACCTGCGAAGCCAGGGCTACCGGCGTGGGCGGTTCACCCTTGGTGTTCACGGCGACTGGCCAGCCCGGCCCGCCGACCACATTCACCAAGATCTCGCCATTGGAGACAGTGAGCGGGCCGGTGGGCATGCCCCTGGATGAGCCTTTCCGCGTGCGCGTCACTGATGCCAAGGGGAATGGCATCCCTGGACACCAAGTCCGTTTTGTGCGCACCATGGGTAGCGGCACCATGGACGGCATGACCGAGCGCAATGTGGCCACCGACGCGCAAGGGTATGCCCAGGTGATCTACGTGATGGGCAGCGCCCTCGGCGAGACGAACCGCGTGGAGGCCTCCGCGCAATACCAGGGCGCGCACTTGGCGGGCTCGCCGGTGGTCTTTACCGCCATTAGCACCGAAGGGGTGGCGCATCAGCTGGCCAAGGTCTCTGGCGACGGCCAGAGCGGAACAGTGGGCACGGTGCTACCTGCGCCGTTTGTGGTGCGGGTCACCGACATCCTGGGTAACCCGATCGCTAACCATCCGGTGCGCTTTGCGGTCATCGGCGGTGGCGGCAACATCGGTGGGCAGACCTCTGTGGAGGTGCCAACGAACGCCGAGGGGTTGGCGTCGGTCACGCTCACTCTTGGGCAGGTTGCAGGTCGCGAGGTGCACGTGGTAGAGGTGACCTCGCAGCGGAACCAGGTGCCCTTGCAGGGCTCGCCCAAGTACTTCAAGGCCTCGGCTACCCCAGGCACGCCCTCGCAGCTCGTCTACGTGTCTGGCAACTACCAGAGCGCTGCCGTGGGCACCACTTTGAACGACCCGCTGAAGGTGAAGGTGGCCGATGCCTACGGCAACGGCATCAGGGGACATCTGGTCACCTTTAAGGTCATCTCTGGAGGCGGCAGTTTTGCCGGCATTCCGGAGCAGAACGCGTACACGGACAGCTTCGGCGTCGCCATGGCGTTCTTGACCCTGGGGACGCAGCCTGGGCAGAACAACAACGTGGTCGAAGTGTCGGCCAAGCAGAGTGGCGTCCACCTGGACGGCTCGCCGTTCACCTTCTACGCGACTGCCTCTCCGGGCATTGCCGCTGCGCTGCAGTACGTGTCCGGGCGCAACCAGTCGGCCGAGGTAGGCACCGTACTCCCGCAGCCGCTGGTGGTGAAGGTCGTGGACAGCTTCGGCAACGCAGTGGTCGGGCACAATGTCACCTTCTCGGTGATCGAGGGTGGGGGTACTCTTGCGGGACAGACGCAGAGGAACGTGCTCACGCTCTCCGATGGCACGGCACGGGTGGTCTACACCTTAGGCACGGTCGCCGGGACGCTGAACAATCTGGTGCGCGCCAGCGTGCCAGGGCTATCCGGCTCGCCGGTCGATTTCTACGCCACTGCGCTCCCGGGCCCGCCCGCGGCGCTGATGGAGGTTTCCGGAAACGGGCAGACCGGCGCGGTAGGTACGCCGTTGCCGCAGCCGTTCAAGACAAAGGTTGTAGACAACTATCAGAACCCGATCAACGGTCACATCGTCACCTTCAGGGTGTTGAGCGGTGGTGGGAACCTGGCCGGGGCCAGTCGTCGCGATGTGTTCACCGACACGCAGGGCATCGCGCAAGTGACGCTGACGTTGGGCGCCACCCCAGGGGTGAACAACAACGTGGTCGAGGCGACCAGTGTTGCTCGCGACAGCACGCCTCTGCCTGGCTCGGGCGTCCGCTTCATCGCCTCGGCCACGGTGGGAGCGCCCAATAAGCTGGTGATAGTCAGTGGCAACAACCAGGAAGGCATCGTGGGCAACCCGCTGCCGCAGATGCTCACCGTCAAGGCAACCGACTCGCAGAACAACCCCATCGTCGGCCACTCGGTGACGTTCAGGGTGATGGCCGGCGGCGGCACGTTGGACGGCCCCACGGACACGTTGCGGGTGGTACAGACCGACGTCGAGGGCAAGGCGGCAGTGTTCCTCATCCTGGGCCCGGTTGCCGGGCAGAACAACAACGTCGTGCATGCCATCGCCACCTACGGCGGCAGCCAGTTGTCTGGTTCGCCGGCGGTCTTTGTCGCCTCGGCGCGAAGCAGCAACGCCACTGCCATCGAGAAGGTCTCGGGCGATGGCCAGTCAGCGGCTGCGGGCTCGACCCTGGCGCAGCCCATCCGCGTGCGGGCCCGCGACAGGAACCAAAACCCGGTTGCAGGCCACCCAGTGACCTTCAGGGTGGTGACAGGCGGCGGTGTGTTGAACGAGGTGGGCAACATCGTGGTGGTCAATACAGGCAGCGACGGTATTGCCGAGGTCACCTGGAAGTTGGGCACGGTGGCGGGCACGAATAACAACACGCTTGAAGCGACGGCAACAGATGGCGTGAACCCGCTGGCCGGCTCCCCGTTGCTGTTCACCGCATCGGCTTTTGCCGGCCCGCCCAGCGCCCAGGCCTCCACCATCACGGCCACTTCTCCCATTCCCGCGGATGGTGTGAGCAAGTCGCCCATCACCGTCAGGTTGCGCGACCAGTACAACAACCCGGTGCCTAACGCAGCCGTGATCATCAACGCCACGGGAACCAACAATATCATCACGCAGCCGATGAGCCTCACCGACCCCAATGGCGAGACCCAGGGCTATCTTGCTTCGACGAAGGCGGAGGTGAAGGTAGTGAGCGCCCGCGCCGTGACCCATGGCGTTGACCTGCTGGCTACCGCCCAGGTGCGCTTCACGGCGCTGGCCGCCGCGCGCATCGCCGAGTTCGGTGGCAATGGCCAGATCGGCAACATCGGCACCGTGCTTGCCAATCCGCTGCAGGTGCGAGTGACTGACCGCAATGATAACGGCATCGTTGGCTATGCGGTGCAGTTTGCGGTGACCGCCGGCGGTGGCAGCATTGTCGAGCCGCAGCCGGTATATACCGACAGTAACGGTGTGGCACAGGCCCATTGGATCTTGGGGCGGACCGCCGGCTACAACCGCGTCGAGGCACGCGCCCCAGGTCTTAGCGGCTCGCCAGTGAGCTTTACTGCCTTCGGCCTGGAGCCGACGCCAGCGGCGATTGCCATCCACTCCGGCAATGAGCAGACCGGCATAGCCGGGCGGCTGTTGCCGCAACCGCTGGTGGTAAAGGTGACCGATGCCGCGGGCGTGGGGGTCTTTGGTCGCGCCGTGAGGTTTGATGTCATCCTGGGCGACGGGGCCCTGGTCACCCCTGCAGTGGACACCACCGATGCCTATGGCTTGGCGGAGACCTATCTGACCCTCTCGCGAAGCTCCGGATTGAACCTGGTGCGCGCGACTTGTCAGGGTCTGACCGCCACGGTCACCTTCACGGCCTACGCCGGGTCGGACGTAGCTACTAAATTGGAAATCTACTCTGGTGACAAGCAGGAGTACGTGGTGGGTCGGACGTTGCCGCTGCCGCTGGTGGCAAGGGCGTTGGACAAGAACAACAATCCCGTCTCCGGGGTGCCCGTCACCTTTACGGGAATTCAGGGCAATGGCACCCTGCCCAGCGACAACACGCGGCTGACCGACAACGAGGGAAAGGCCAGCATCCCGTTCACTCTGGGCACCGCCGCGGGTACCTACCTGGTTCGCGCAGCGGCTCTGGGCTTGACCCCCGTCGTCTTCACGGAGACCGGCTTGCCGGATGTGCCCGCGAATCTGATCTACGTCAGTGGCAACGGCCAGACCGGTAGCGTCGGGCGGGAGACGGTCTTCCCGTTGCAAGTGCGTGTGACCGACCAGTACGGGAACCCCGTGCCCAACTCCTCGGTCACCTACGTGGTAATCCAGGGTGGCGGCAGCATTGTCGAGCCGCAGCCGGTCTACACCAATGGCAGTGGCATTGCTTCGGCGCGCTGGCGGCTCGGCCCGACGGTGGGTGAGAATAAGTGCCTGGCCTACAAGCAGGGCTGCCTCGGCTCGCCCATTGAGTTCACTGCCGTGGCAGTGGAGAATGCCTTCCCGCAGCTCGTGTTGCCGTCGGGCATCACGGTGCAGGAGACGCAGCGGGTGCGCTTCACGGTGGTAGCGACCGACGCCGACGGCGACCCCCTCACCTATCACGCGCGCAAGCTGCCCGCAGGCGCCACCTTCGACTCCTTGGGCACGCGGGTGTTCGACTGGACGCCCAACTATGCGCAGGCTGGGGTCTACTACCCGGTCTTCATCGCGCGCGACAACAAGGGCGGCATCGGCATCGACTCGGTGCGTATCGAGGTGCTAAACTTTAACCGTCCGCCGCACATCGTCGGCTACTCGCCGGTGTTCGACCAGATCACCATCGTGCAGCCGGATTCGGTCACCTTTGTGGTGGAGGCGGCTGACTTGGACGGCGACTCGCTGCGGTACGAATGGACCGTGGCCGGCATCATCACTTCCACCGCGAGCACCTTCGTGCTCAGGTCGACGCTGTTCTCCATCGGCAACTATGACGTCAAGGTGAAGGTGAGCGATGGGTATGACACCATCGAGCGGACGTGGCACGTGCGCATCACCTCGACGGCCGTGGAGCTGGAGAGCTTTGCGGCGCGGGCCGTTCCCTACGAAGGGGTGGTCATCGAGTGGAAGACCGGGTTCGAGGCAAACAACGTGGGCTTCCACATCCTGCGGAGCTGCGCGCGGCAGAGCGGCTATGTGCCCGTGAACAGCGAGCTCATCCTCAGCAGGGATGACCGCACCTACACGTTCGTGGACAAGACCGCCAACGAGGGAGGCGCGTACTACTACAAGCTCGTCGATGTCGACCGGAATGGGACGCGTACGGAACATGGCCCGATTGCCGTGCTCGCACCGGTGCCGGCCAAGTATGCGTTGTCCCAGAACTACCCGAACCCGTTCAACCCGGTGACGACCATCCGCTACGAGCTGCCTGCCGCCGGCCGGGTGACCGTGAAGATCTACAACATCTACGGCCAGCTGGTGCGCACCCTGGTCGACGAGCAGGTGGCCGCAGGCTACCACACGCTGCTGTGGGATGGGCGCGACGAGGACGGCCAGGCGGTCTCCTCCGGGGTGTACTACTACCGCATGGTCTCTGGCACCTTCGTGGAGACCAGGAAGATGGCACTGCTGCGGTGA
- a CDS encoding translation initiation factor eIF-2B — MTKALRILQKIREDHVSGASVLAAKAAACFLAFLDERRQVPPARVMEGLIDLGCALLAAQPGNGPIFNLVNSLLLRLSGEVSEGEDSTELLRVARGHVNSWLQVSHVALCEIAAAAGALIKDGDIVLTHSYSSSVLAGLKQAKAADRRFKAIVTESRPLLEGRLLAKELAALGLPVTLLVDAAAPALVADVNLVLVGADMVTEHFIVNKIGTRAIAVAAQQVEVPVFAVSELSKCLPRAHAGGFQAERHPRQVWARAPRRVEVRNINFEAVPLELVTGVVTEQGVMRPADMRLYVEEELASGGIAPCLVQGE, encoded by the coding sequence ATGACAAAGGCGCTGCGCATATTGCAGAAGATCCGGGAGGACCATGTGTCGGGCGCATCCGTGCTGGCAGCAAAAGCGGCCGCCTGTTTCCTGGCGTTCTTGGATGAGCGCCGACAGGTCCCTCCCGCGCGCGTGATGGAAGGGCTCATCGACCTTGGCTGCGCCCTGTTGGCCGCGCAGCCGGGGAACGGCCCCATCTTCAACCTCGTCAACTCGCTCCTCTTGCGTTTGAGCGGGGAGGTGAGCGAAGGGGAGGACTCCACCGAGCTTCTCCGGGTGGCCCGAGGCCATGTCAATTCCTGGCTACAGGTGTCACACGTGGCGTTGTGCGAGATTGCCGCGGCGGCAGGGGCCCTGATCAAGGACGGGGACATCGTTCTCACGCACAGCTACAGCAGCTCGGTGCTTGCAGGTCTGAAACAGGCCAAGGCGGCGGACCGACGCTTCAAGGCCATCGTCACCGAATCGCGTCCCCTGCTGGAGGGCAGGCTGCTGGCCAAGGAGCTGGCAGCCTTGGGTTTGCCGGTGACCCTGTTGGTGGATGCTGCTGCGCCCGCCTTGGTAGCCGACGTGAATCTTGTACTGGTCGGCGCCGACATGGTCACTGAGCACTTTATCGTCAACAAGATTGGAACGCGGGCAATTGCTGTGGCGGCACAACAGGTGGAGGTGCCCGTGTTTGCGGTCAGCGAGCTGTCGAAATGCCTGCCGCGGGCGCACGCGGGGGGATTCCAAGCGGAGCGGCACCCGCGACAGGTGTGGGCGCGCGCGCCACGCAGGGTTGAGGTGCGCAATATCAACTTCGAGGCTGTGCCGCTCGAGCTGGTTACGGGGGTGGTCACTGAACAGGGGGTCATGCGGCCCGCCGACATGCGGCTCTATGTCGAAGAGGAGCTCGCCTCTGGGGGTATCGCCCCTTGTCTGGTGCAGGGGGAATAA
- a CDS encoding sigma 54-interacting transcriptional regulator, with amino-acid sequence MSRKEKENLGERKAKSNKQPAGSQGRRVSLGTWKVDSEAIFESISDGVFTVDLQWRITSFNRAAEQITGVPQSEALGRLCWEVFRASLCESDCALRRTLASGQPVVGQTAYIVTARGERIPISVSTAVLPDAQGKVIGGAETFRDLSEVQALREELEGRARVGELFSQSPEMQKIFAVLPAIAASPCTVLITGESGTGKEQLARAIHALSPRAKGPFVAVNCGALPETLLESELFGYTAGAFTGATKDKPGRFALAKGGTLFLDEIGDMTPALQVRLLRVLQERTYEPLGAVRSEQADVRIIAASNKDLAALVKVGSFREDLYYRINVVRLDLPPLRRRRQDIPLLIEQMIERFNRLHHKSIRGVSSDALSLLMAYDWPGNIRELENAIEHAFILSQGELIEMVHLPPELTGASHPFRPQGEGRRPVSDAQRAKALVEAQAIQRALERHGYNRVAAARELGMHKSTLFRKIKRLGLVLPEKGGRSRRSVAVVRLCLLGRVAPVRLVWLPGDVSCLI; translated from the coding sequence ATGAGTAGGAAGGAAAAAGAGAATCTGGGGGAGCGCAAGGCGAAGAGCAACAAGCAGCCCGCAGGCTCTCAGGGCAGGCGAGTGTCGCTTGGGACCTGGAAGGTCGACAGCGAGGCGATCTTCGAGAGCATCTCTGACGGCGTTTTCACGGTGGATTTGCAATGGCGCATCACCTCCTTCAATCGGGCCGCGGAGCAGATCACCGGGGTGCCGCAGAGCGAAGCGCTTGGCCGTCTATGCTGGGAGGTGTTCCGCGCCAGCCTCTGCGAATCCGACTGCGCCCTGCGCCGCACCTTGGCGAGTGGCCAGCCGGTGGTCGGCCAAACCGCTTACATCGTCACCGCCCGAGGCGAGAGAATTCCCATCAGCGTTTCCACGGCCGTCTTGCCCGATGCTCAGGGCAAGGTGATCGGTGGTGCGGAAACCTTTCGCGACTTGAGCGAAGTCCAGGCCCTGCGCGAAGAGCTGGAGGGACGGGCCCGCGTTGGTGAGCTCTTCAGCCAGAGCCCGGAGATGCAGAAGATTTTCGCTGTGCTCCCGGCTATTGCCGCAAGCCCCTGCACGGTTCTCATCACAGGCGAGAGCGGGACGGGGAAGGAGCAGTTGGCGCGTGCCATCCATGCCTTGAGCCCAAGAGCAAAGGGACCCTTTGTGGCGGTCAACTGTGGCGCTTTGCCGGAGACACTCTTAGAGTCGGAGCTGTTCGGCTACACAGCGGGCGCTTTCACAGGCGCCACCAAGGACAAACCCGGCCGTTTCGCCTTGGCAAAGGGCGGCACGCTCTTCTTGGACGAGATAGGCGACATGACGCCTGCCCTTCAGGTGCGGCTTCTGCGGGTGCTGCAGGAGCGAACCTACGAACCGCTGGGCGCCGTGCGAAGCGAACAGGCCGATGTGCGTATCATCGCGGCCAGCAACAAGGATCTGGCGGCGCTGGTGAAAGTGGGGAGCTTCCGCGAGGACCTGTATTATCGCATCAACGTCGTGCGGCTGGACCTGCCGCCTCTGCGCAGGCGCAGGCAGGACATACCGCTGCTCATTGAGCAGATGATCGAGCGGTTCAACCGCTTGCACCACAAGTCGATCCGTGGAGTGAGCAGCGATGCGCTCTCCCTGCTCATGGCCTACGACTGGCCTGGGAATATCCGCGAGCTGGAAAATGCCATTGAGCACGCCTTCATTCTCTCTCAGGGGGAGCTGATAGAAATGGTGCACTTGCCTCCGGAGCTTACCGGTGCCTCGCACCCCTTCCGGCCGCAGGGCGAGGGTCGTCGCCCCGTCAGCGACGCGCAAAGAGCCAAGGCCCTCGTGGAGGCGCAAGCAATCCAACGTGCGCTGGAGCGCCACGGTTATAATCGCGTGGCTGCCGCTCGCGAGCTGGGGATGCACAAGAGCACCCTTTTCCGCAAGATCAAACGCCTGGGTCTGGTGTTGCCGGAAAAAGGCGGGCGCTCGCGCCGCTCAGTGGCAGTCGTGCGCCTCTGTTTGCTCGGGAGAGTCGCACCGGTGCGCCTCGTTTGGCTGCCTGGAGATGTCTCATGTCTCATCTAA